Within the Syngnathus scovelli strain Florida chromosome 6, RoL_Ssco_1.2, whole genome shotgun sequence genome, the region ttaATCTAGATAATTGCTCATTATAGTTAGACTTGAATAGCAATTCTTGTATTTAAATTGCACATTTCCATACAATGATAGGAGGCCCTGGTAATGAGCCCTGTGGGATACCAAAAGACATTGCGGATTTATTGGCCTAAACCAGATTAAactagaaaacaaaatgttggggcactcgtaagtcaaggtaccactgcaAAAGACATGCACACATTTGGCATTTACTGTACGTTTGGTGTACGGAGTCTGCATCAATAGCAGCCTCACCGTACTGTTCGTATGTTCTTGTACTGACACAGCAGCAGGTGCTTGAAGGTGTTTTTGAAGGTGGTGTTGCAGAGGGCATAGCAGGCTGGGTTGATGGTGCTGTTGATGTAGCACAGCCAGTAGCCGATGGTCCACAGGGCGTTTGGGATGCAGACGGAGCAGAAGGTGTTTATCAGCACCATCACGTTGTACGGCGTCCACGTCACCACAAAGGCCACCAGGATGGCCATGATGGTCCTCGTCACCTTCTTTTCACGCAAGGATGTGCTTTTCTTGCGCCACTTGGCCACCGTGCTCTGCTTTGTCACCTGGAGGAAAATAGATTGTGTCACATGAGCAGTGAACGGTCATGGCTAAAAGTCAGAAGCACTGGCCGACATTTTGGGGCTGAAGAATGGAGAACGTGCTGTAAATAGCAAAATGGTTGTTGTTGGACACTCCTATACTATGGAGATCATAACCTGAGTGAAAATGAATGCTAACACAATGGATTAAAGTTGTTTACCTTAAGCAATGTCCTTGTGGCTTGAGAGTCAGTCAAAGACGTTGTCCTGGAAGCTGGATCTGCTTGGTTCATTTGTCTTATGGCGTTCAGTCCCTTCAGCACCGAAACGGGGACCTCGTTCTCTGTAGATGTGGAGGGTTGGACGCTCTCCGCCTCCGGGTCCACCTGCTCGGGTTTGTCTTCCTTGCAAGGAGAACTTCCGTTCTGTTGCTGCAGTTCTTCCTTCTCCTTTCTTGGCACAGCTTCTCTGAGTTGCTCTCTAATCTTCTGAATGCAGTTGTTCTGGATCTGGTTCTCGCCCACATCCTCCTGACTGTGGGAGTGAGCTTCAACAATACTAGTTCCGGATGTCTTCCTGCTGTCCCTCTGCATGCGGCTACGGCTGGCTCTGGAGATGCGCCAGTAGAGATAGATCATGATGGCCACAGGTAGGTAGAAGGCCGCGATGGCCGTGCCAAACGTAACCGCCGGGTTGGAGAAGAACTGGATGTAGCATTCGTCTGGCGGCACGGTTCTAACACCTACAATGAACTGCCAGAACAAAATAGCCGGGGCCCACAGGATAAAGGACAGCACCCAGGCAGCGGCGATCATCAGACCGGCCATCTTAGTGCTACGGCGCGCGGGGTAGCTCAGAGGTTTGGTGACGCAGAAGTAACGATCGAAGCTgatgatcagaaggttcatgactgaGGCGTTGCTGACCACGTAGTCCACCGCCAGCCAGAGGTCACACACAACCGCTCCCAAGGGCCAGTAGCCAATCACGATATAGACAGTGTACAGGTTCATTGAGCCGACGCCAATAATGAGGTCCGCACAGGCCAGACTGAACAGGAAGTAGTTGTTGACGGTCTGCAGGTTCCTGTTTACCTTTGGAGAAACCACATGGACCAGGCTGTCAGATGCTAATCTTTTTTGTGTGATCTATGTTTTCTCCCTTCTATTAGATTACATGCCTGGAGGTTTGTTCTCTAATTGCTTCTCTGGTATGGGAGACCTTACAAAAGGAACTGGAAAAGGAGCTAAGAAATGAAATACAGGAATGGAGGCTGCTTGCTCAGCTTGTCAACACTATTTAGGCACCCATCAGGCAAGTTGACATAAGTTCTACTCAATGATTATTGGGACTTTCGATTATTTGACACAGCTCACCTTTATAGAGAGCATGACCAGGATATTTCCAATGACGGTGATCAGACTGAGGGATCCTGCCACCAGAATGATGAGTACAATCTCTACAGTGGTGTAAGGTTTGGCAGAGGAGAGGCCGGCGTCTCCTCCGCTGCTGATATTCACAGTCTCCATTGTCTCCGCTCTCAGATGTGGTCACAGATCATTCGGGCTGCGAATAGAAATACAAAcagctttcttttttgtttagCGGCAACATCATCAAAGGTGGCAAACGTACTCACGTTATTTGCTTTAAGCAGAAATACAGATAtttgcgtttaaaaaaaaaaggttttcagAAAATGCAGGAGTACTGATTCAACTCCTGATTGATTGATATGTCTTtattttgaacatatttaaaatatgaaaggaggaaaaaaaatacaatacaataaataacactttaaagcaccatatttgagtcataaaaaatgaaataaaaccttGAATAATTAAATTGAACTGCAGTGCAGTAACAAAGTATTTCTACTTTATTACACTCCCAAACTGAAGCTCTCCAATGCAAAATGATGTGTAACACGTTGGCAGATGTTTGATCGTTTTTTCCAACTTGCACTGAGTATGTGTGAACAGTGACCAGGTGAGTAAATAGAAACTTAAGCATCTGTGTTTGAAAACAGAGCGCTCGCATATCGGGAAAGCACACAAATATTCGTGACCACATCATTTCAAATCTGAGCACCTACAAGATGTAGTTATTCAATGTAATGGTCTCGAGCAGATGATAATCTTATTATGTTGATTGGAAGAAGACTGCATTATGAACCACTTTTCCGAAAAGCCTCCCTTTAGCACAAATAGGGAGCAGATATCATAACTCAATCTACTGCCTGCTCAAAGGCTTCCCCAAGGCTCAAACGGGATCGCCACGACACACTCATAAATAGCTTGCAGGCTAATTTTTAAGACAGTCTCTTTCATTTTGGGGTCTTAGAGGCATCACATCATAGCTCACTGTATCGAGAAAGCTCGTTTGAAGATATTAAATTAAGATTAGAACGAGAGAAGGAATTAATAACTGTCTAAATATAGTCATAGCATATCAAGGCTTGGTTGTCTGACAAGAAATCAAAGTATATGAATGTTGCAAcccccctttaaaaaaaaacaacaacaaaaaaacagcatCTAAAGTGACCTGGAAGTGTAAACCCTGACTGGATCTGCCATGACAAGTTTAATGGGACTGTATATTTTTCAATACTTATAACTATGTAGTACCTTACCAACATTTccaatatccaaatatttttatgTTAAATATACATAAAAGGAAAGCGGCAAGGCTGAAAACCAACAGTGAGTGCCCACGACCTTTGATCCCTCAGGCGGCACTATACTGGCATCACAAATCCTATTGCTACACAGACTCTGGAGCACATAAGAAAACCATTGTCACTTAACACAGTTTGTCCACCTTGTAAAGCAGAAACCATCCAGCATATCAACATGGACATCTTGTCCTCCTGGCCAAATAGGAAAAAGGACCGTCTGGATTATTATCAGGGCTAAATTCAAAAGGCAGTATGTGATGCATGTATGAATGTGTGTTAGTTAACGATAACAGGGGTTTATTGTAATTTACTAATggggaaaataacatttttcttcttttttcttttttttttttccaaatcaacCTTAAAACTGTCCATTAAAGCCGCCCACACTACACATTTAAACACTCGtgatcatgctttttgatgcttTGGATAAAAGCATCTGCTTAGAGAATCAAAATAAACGGAAATggtatctttaaaaaaaaaatcactgacaaTAAACAGCACACCAAAGGCAAAAACAATCATTTCAATGCAAAAGCGGTTGATGTGAttgcataacaaaaaaaaaatggctgccaaACACACCCAACATAACAATGTGACAAAGCGATATATTTTCATTATAAAATCAATGTAAAGACACTCAAGGGTCATTGCATGCTGTCCTGCAAGTGGCTCCATTAGGCCACATGATAAAATCAACCTGTACCTGAAAGATGTATCCTTCTTGCTCTTACAGCCCCGTAAAACTTCATTACGGCATTGCTAACTCCATCTCATCACGGATCAGTTCCAAGTATATTCTGTGGCAAAACCACAAACAactgtttgtgtgtttacatATGGCATGCATGTATGTTCAATAACTAGATTATGTTGAGTGTAGATATATGGATATCACATGAGCATCCTCTTGCAGACTGAACATAGCTGGTCCAATTTTTCCGAGTTACGGTGCTTTTGGAGGCCTGGTTGTAACTGTGAAATCATATCATCTCCTCTTTATGTTATTACACTGGAACAAGTCAGGGTTAGATTTTATGGAACCACCCATACTAGGTGAAAATCCACCAACTGGACTCCTCTGTTTGTTGAATTTggtcttctttttttctctgactccccaaaagttgaaaaaaaaaaaaaagacacaggcAATGATGCTATTGGATTACTGCACGTCACCAAGTTTGCTATTACAGGTTTTGCTCTGACCAACAAGAAGATGGAAAATTGCTGATGTCATTGACAGTTGACCAAGTGGCCTTGTTAAGACCAGATTTGATTGACATGGAAACGCAAAGAggatgaaatctgattggacacatttttatttattatttatttatttatttattgtttatagTTTATTATATATCTAAAATTTTGCAGCCCAGTCTGGTTCCTACCTCCCACAAATGGTGGTGCACtgtgtagcattttttttatgatcTATTCTAGCCACACTTCCCCCTGAGTCACTAATGACTCCAGCATGACTGGACTGTCTAATTGTTACTCAGGGTGATTCCCTGACAAGGATCCAAACTGTAAGATAATTAGATCCAGCATCTGTACCAGGGTGAGGCAGCAATATGCAATTGACTTCCCTATTGTAGTGGTAGCCGTGATGAGAGCTTGGATTCAGAAAacccaacaaaataaaaacttgtgAGATTTTAACCCACTCGGTAGATAGTTGTGGATTTTGAACAGATTGTTTTTTACCAAAAATTGGGTTGATACTTTTAACTCTGTAGAGTGGGTCGACGATTGTACATTGGTATTAGGTGGTTGCTTCTTATTTTTAGAAATATTTGGTAAtaaatttagctttttttttttttttttttactataaaaacaaaattcttGGTGACTTTACCTCAATATTTTCTTTATCGAGTAGTAGTTTTATTGGTAGTTTTTtcctcaataaaataaaaaaccttTGGATGTAAATCTGGACCCAGGATGATGTATCAAATCCTCAACCCAATGGGTTTGCTATTTTACCAAATTTGGGTTAGTCTTAACCCAACAGATATCAGAGTATAGCTATGTTGAAATGTCAGATCTGGCGCCAGTTTTCAGCGGGGAGATGAAAAGCTGAAATCAGCGGTGGGGGGGGATCAGAGGGCagcaagttttttattttttttaatacaaatatATACCAGCCTATATATTGGTCTCTATCTGTGCAAACATGACCTTGTCTAGAATTGCAAGTGACAAATAAGTCAAAGGAACAAATTAGATTATGTATGAAACTCAAGACTAAGGGGAGGGGCCAGACATCATCTTTTGTAGCCTACAAAAGCAAAGCGTGATGACTTAATGTTTCTTCTGGATTCAAGCTAATTTGATTTTTAGATTTTTGGGTAAGAGATTTCCCTGATGACACTTTTGCTTGATTTATGTGAGTCACAAACAATGATTTCAGTTTTGCCCAAATTTAGCAACATCATGAATGAAGTGTGTAAATATTGAAGCGCAGTACTACTTTCTTGTTTGTTGAGGATGATGTAAGGATCTATTATTGGCCCAATCAGATTTCATCATAAATGTGTTATATGCTCAGGGCTTTCAAAATCAATAGGCTTATGTAAAATAAACAATTTGACCAATCATATTTCAAATTCATCCTTATTAGGTTTGAACACCAGCCCTTGACGTCATTATTTTTCCATCCTCTGATTGGTCGGTCACAACACAGGTTTTATTAAGACCTACTTCTTaacatttttcacattttgtcATGATATTTGATAAATATTGATCTGAACTGCTCAAGAGTCTATCATCCTGCAAGATTTCTTTGTTACAGCCATTTTTAGCTCAATGTGTCCCAGCTCTGAGAaatttcacatctgcctgaggtgTGGCTTCACACGCAATCGTGGCGGTGGTAGTTGGATaggtgtgcatgcgtgcatgtaGGGGAgcagagtcaaagtcaaaatagTGGACATTGTTCTGAATGAAACAAAAGCAGCAGAGAGGCGGCTACAGCAGCAGCAAAGAAATAGCAGTGATTGAGAGACATAACTTTATTTCAGTTATCTAATTTCCCACGCGCAACTCAGGGGATTCCTCGAATGCACACTCAGGGATGGGAGAGCCGCAGGTGGGAATCCTCTGGGCACGATATCAAAAGATTCTAGCGACACCTTAAATGTTTTGGGAATCATTCATCATCGTGCAGTATATTTTCTTTCTCTCATGTGACTGGGGTCTTGCAAACTGACTGGCATCAGAGAATAAATTGGATTCTCAGAAATCAGTTGTGATCAGAAATTAATAATAAGTAGATGGTCTGCAGGATGGGAAAGCAAGCTGTATCAGATAACAGCTGTCTTGCAGACCTATGGAGAATATGCTTCAGGTATAAAGCAAGGAGACTGGAATAAAAATTCGGCATTTTATGTGGGTGTGAGACACTTTGTTTGGCATCGCTTGTATTTGGTAGAACAAATCAGCTTTgtgttgaatttttttccctccccaagCCAGCTACTTTCAATAGTGCATTctagaaagacaactcaccacaGAAGAAATTCACCACAATCCCCTTATTTTTGAGTCAcaatccagtttttttttttattctatactGTACTATAAAGGTTTATAATTCtctcatcatccatccatctattttccgaAACACTTGTCTAGTTTACTTGTTCACTCCTTTTCCAGATGCATTGT harbors:
- the LOC125970869 gene encoding muscarinic acetylcholine receptor M2-like codes for the protein METVNISSGGDAGLSSAKPYTTVEIVLIILVAGSLSLITVIGNILVMLSIKVNRNLQTVNNYFLFSLACADLIIGVGSMNLYTVYIVIGYWPLGAVVCDLWLAVDYVVSNASVMNLLIISFDRYFCVTKPLSYPARRSTKMAGLMIAAAWVLSFILWAPAILFWQFIVGVRTVPPDECYIQFFSNPAVTFGTAIAAFYLPVAIMIYLYWRISRASRSRMQRDSRKTSGTSIVEAHSHSQEDVGENQIQNNCIQKIREQLREAVPRKEKEELQQQNGSSPCKEDKPEQVDPEAESVQPSTSTENEVPVSVLKGLNAIRQMNQADPASRTTSLTDSQATRTLLKVTKQSTVAKWRKKSTSLREKKVTRTIMAILVAFVVTWTPYNVMVLINTFCSVCIPNALWTIGYWLCYINSTINPACYALCNTTFKNTFKHLLLCQYKNIRTVR